From a region of the Candidatus Limnocylindrales bacterium genome:
- the lpdA gene encoding dihydrolipoyl dehydrogenase: MAEREREGQRPATLAVLGGGPGGYAAAFRAADLGLQVTLIDPEPSLGGVCLHRGCIPSKAYLHVANLLEEARAAREYGLSFAQPDIDLDRMRQWKNEVVGALAGGLDSLAKARRIERVQARAVVRGGHDVELQRLDGDISTRRFDYLLLATGSRPALPAPLDLDSELVMNSTDALELASVPRRLLVVGAGYVGLELATVYAALGSRVRVVEATGEIVPGMDRDLARVLEKQLAPRLEAIVTSARITDLAESDGGVIAHIESDGSAADERFDAVLVAVGRLPNSSGLGLSSTRVAVDKRGFVLVDATRRTAEPSIYAIGDLVGGPMLAHKATHEGIVAAEAIAGHASAFEPNAVPAVVYTDPEIAWCGLGAQEAKEIGIEAETVRYSWAGSGRARTLGAAEGLTKLTVETRSRRILGAAMVGRGAGELISEAALAIEMGALAEDVMATIHPHPSLSENFMEAAAAACGASVHLPPARRRRS, translated from the coding sequence GTGGCGGAACGGGAACGCGAGGGGCAGCGGCCGGCCACGCTGGCGGTGCTCGGCGGCGGCCCGGGGGGCTACGCCGCCGCGTTTCGCGCAGCCGATCTCGGTTTGCAGGTCACGCTGATCGATCCCGAGCCGTCGCTGGGAGGGGTGTGCCTGCATCGCGGATGCATTCCTTCCAAGGCCTACCTGCACGTGGCCAATCTTCTCGAGGAAGCGCGCGCCGCGCGCGAGTACGGCCTTTCGTTCGCGCAGCCGGACATCGACCTCGATCGCATGCGGCAGTGGAAGAACGAGGTGGTGGGTGCGCTGGCCGGTGGGCTGGACTCGCTGGCCAAGGCGCGCCGCATCGAGCGCGTGCAGGCGCGTGCGGTGGTCCGAGGCGGCCACGATGTGGAGCTGCAGCGCCTGGACGGTGACATCTCCACGCGCAGGTTCGACTACCTGCTGCTGGCCACCGGTTCGCGCCCGGCGCTGCCGGCGCCGCTGGACCTCGACAGCGAGCTCGTCATGAACTCGACCGATGCGCTCGAGCTGGCGAGCGTGCCTCGGCGGCTGCTGGTCGTCGGCGCCGGCTACGTCGGTCTGGAGCTGGCGACGGTCTACGCCGCCCTCGGCTCCCGCGTGCGCGTCGTCGAAGCGACCGGCGAGATCGTGCCGGGCATGGATCGTGATCTGGCGCGCGTTCTCGAGAAGCAGCTCGCGCCGCGCCTCGAGGCCATCGTCACGTCGGCCAGGATCACCGACCTTGCCGAGAGCGACGGCGGCGTCATCGCTCACATCGAGAGCGACGGCTCGGCCGCCGACGAACGCTTCGACGCCGTACTGGTGGCCGTTGGCCGCCTGCCCAATTCCAGCGGGCTCGGTCTGTCCTCCACGCGCGTCGCCGTCGACAAGCGCGGCTTCGTCCTCGTCGACGCCACGCGCCGCACCGCCGAGCCCAGCATCTATGCGATCGGCGACCTGGTCGGCGGTCCGATGCTGGCGCACAAGGCCACGCACGAGGGCATCGTGGCCGCCGAAGCCATCGCAGGCCATGCGTCCGCATTCGAGCCCAACGCCGTACCGGCCGTCGTCTATACGGATCCGGAAATCGCCTGGTGCGGACTTGGCGCTCAGGAAGCGAAGGAGATCGGGATCGAGGCGGAGACCGTGCGGTACTCGTGGGCCGGCTCGGGCCGTGCCCGGACGCTCGGCGCCGCCGAAGGCCTGACCAAGCTGACGGTGGAGACGCGCAGCCGCCGCATCCTCGGCGCTGCCATGGTCGGACGCGGGGCGGGGGAGCTGATCTCGGAAGCGGCGCTTGCAATCGAGATGGGCGCGCTGGCCGAGGACGTGATGGCGACGATTCACCCTCATCCGTCCCTCTCCGAGAACTTCATGGAAGCGGCGGCCGCGGCCTGCGGCGCCTCCGTTCATCTGCCGCCGGCCAGGCGGCGGCGGTCCTAA
- the aceE gene encoding pyruvate dehydrogenase (acetyl-transferring), homodimeric type, producing MAVPEAPVEQDVELQEWLESLEYVLKHHGPERTSYLLARLQERATRSGAAPTEPLTTPYLNTIPASAQPKYPGNLALERRIKSLVRWNAMAMVVRANREEEGIGGHISTYASSATLLEVAFQHFFHAPTADHPGDQVFFQGHASPGIYARAFLEGRLSEADLEKFRRELSPGGGLSSYPHPWLMPSFWQFPTVSMGLGPIMAIYQARMNRYLEDRGLASTSRAHVWAFLGDGETDEPESLGALSLASREQLDNLIFVVNCNLQRLDGPVRGNGQIIQELEAVFRGAGWNVIKVVLGSDWDSLLERDVDGLIAERWRETVDGQVQRYATGSGEYIRKHFWGADPRLAGLVANYSDEQLARLRLGGHDPVKVYAAYHAAVQHRGSPTVILARTIKGYGLGEAGEGRNVSHQQKKLNENELREFRARFGIPISDEEMVRTPLYRPSEDSPEIQYLQERRKLLGGAIPARVDRAPRLSVPGDDVFGEFMTGSSGRSVSTTMVLVRLLGKLMRHDDIGRYVVPIVPDEARTFGMETLFRQSGIYSHVGQLYEPVDRESLLYYREAKNGQILEEGITEAGSISSFIAAGTAYATWGVPTIPIFLFYSMFGLQRVGDLVWAAADMRCRGFLVGATSGRTTLAGEGLQHQDGNSHILALPVPNLLAYDPAYAFEIAVLVRRGLQRMYAEGDSVFYYLTVGNEPYEMPPMPEGAEDGIVRGLYCLKRSQLGDARASVQLLGSGAILNEVVAAARWLEEKHAIAADVWSATSFKELYRDAVAVERWNYLHRGEQPRTAHVSRCLSDRGDVVVAATDYARALPLSVARWSPKPFHALGTDGFGRSDTRAALRDFFEVDRRYIALAALVELARIGRIQDDIVERAVQELQIDPEKRHPLEVA from the coding sequence GTGGCAGTACCAGAAGCGCCAGTCGAACAGGACGTCGAGCTGCAGGAGTGGTTGGAGTCGCTCGAGTACGTCCTCAAGCACCACGGCCCCGAGCGGACCTCCTATCTGCTGGCGCGGTTGCAGGAGCGCGCCACGCGCAGCGGCGCCGCGCCGACCGAGCCGCTGACCACGCCCTACCTGAACACGATCCCCGCCAGCGCCCAGCCGAAGTATCCCGGCAACCTGGCGCTGGAGCGCCGCATCAAGAGCCTGGTGCGCTGGAACGCCATGGCGATGGTCGTCCGCGCCAACCGTGAAGAGGAGGGCATTGGCGGACACATCTCCACCTATGCCTCGTCGGCGACGCTGCTGGAGGTGGCGTTCCAGCATTTCTTCCATGCTCCGACCGCCGACCATCCCGGCGACCAGGTCTTCTTTCAGGGCCACGCCTCGCCCGGCATCTACGCGCGCGCATTCCTGGAAGGGCGGCTTTCGGAGGCCGACCTCGAGAAGTTCCGGCGCGAGCTGTCGCCCGGAGGCGGCCTGTCCTCGTATCCACATCCGTGGCTGATGCCGAGCTTCTGGCAGTTCCCGACCGTGTCGATGGGGCTTGGCCCGATCATGGCGATCTACCAGGCGCGCATGAACCGCTACCTCGAGGACCGCGGGCTCGCGTCGACGTCGCGTGCGCACGTCTGGGCCTTCCTCGGCGACGGCGAGACCGACGAGCCCGAAAGCCTCGGCGCGCTGTCGCTGGCTTCGCGCGAGCAGCTCGACAACCTCATTTTCGTCGTCAACTGCAACCTGCAGCGCCTCGACGGACCGGTACGCGGCAACGGTCAGATCATCCAGGAGCTGGAGGCGGTCTTCCGCGGCGCCGGCTGGAACGTCATCAAGGTGGTGCTGGGAAGCGATTGGGACTCGCTGCTCGAGCGCGACGTCGATGGGCTGATCGCCGAACGCTGGCGCGAGACGGTCGACGGCCAGGTGCAGCGCTACGCAACCGGCTCGGGCGAATACATCCGCAAGCACTTCTGGGGCGCCGACCCGCGCCTTGCCGGACTGGTCGCCAACTATTCGGACGAGCAGCTGGCCCGCCTGCGCCTTGGCGGACACGATCCGGTCAAGGTCTACGCGGCCTATCACGCGGCGGTGCAGCACCGCGGCTCGCCCACCGTCATCCTGGCGCGCACGATCAAAGGCTACGGGCTCGGCGAGGCCGGCGAGGGACGCAACGTTTCGCATCAGCAGAAGAAGCTGAACGAGAACGAGCTGCGCGAGTTCCGCGCACGCTTCGGCATTCCGATCTCGGACGAAGAGATGGTCCGCACGCCGCTGTACCGGCCCTCCGAGGACAGCCCGGAGATCCAGTACCTGCAGGAGCGGCGCAAGCTGCTCGGCGGCGCCATCCCCGCGCGCGTCGATCGCGCGCCGCGCCTGAGCGTTCCCGGCGACGACGTCTTCGGCGAGTTCATGACCGGCAGCAGCGGCCGCAGCGTTTCGACCACGATGGTGCTGGTGCGCCTGCTCGGCAAGCTCATGCGCCACGACGACATCGGCCGTTACGTCGTGCCGATCGTTCCCGATGAAGCGCGCACGTTCGGCATGGAGACGCTGTTTCGGCAATCCGGGATCTATTCGCACGTTGGGCAGCTCTACGAGCCCGTCGATCGCGAGAGCCTGCTGTACTACCGCGAAGCCAAGAACGGGCAGATCCTGGAGGAAGGCATCACCGAGGCCGGCTCGATTTCCTCCTTCATCGCCGCGGGAACCGCGTATGCGACCTGGGGCGTGCCGACGATCCCGATCTTCCTGTTCTATTCGATGTTCGGCCTTCAGCGCGTGGGCGACCTGGTGTGGGCGGCCGCCGACATGCGCTGCCGCGGGTTCCTGGTCGGTGCGACTTCGGGCCGCACGACGCTGGCAGGCGAGGGCCTGCAGCATCAGGACGGCAACAGCCACATCCTGGCGCTGCCGGTTCCCAACCTGCTGGCATACGATCCCGCCTACGCGTTCGAGATCGCGGTGCTGGTGCGGCGCGGCCTGCAGCGGATGTACGCCGAAGGCGACAGCGTCTTCTACTATCTGACCGTCGGCAACGAGCCGTACGAGATGCCGCCGATGCCCGAAGGCGCCGAGGACGGCATCGTCCGGGGCCTGTACTGCCTGAAGCGCTCGCAGCTCGGCGATGCGCGAGCTTCGGTGCAGCTGCTCGGCAGCGGCGCCATCCTGAACGAGGTCGTGGCTGCGGCGCGATGGCTGGAGGAGAAGCACGCGATCGCCGCTGACGTCTGGAGCGCGACCAGCTTCAAGGAATTGTATCGCGATGCGGTCGCGGTCGAGCGATGGAACTACCTGCATCGCGGCGAGCAGCCGCGCACCGCTCACGTCTCGCGCTGCCTGTCCGACCGCGGCGATGTCGTCGTGGCCGCCACCGACTACGCACGCGCCCTGCCGCTGTCGGTGGCTCGCTGGTCGCCCAAGCCTTTCCACGCGCTCGGCACCGACGGCTTCGGCCGCAGCGACACGCGCGCCGCGCTGCGCGACTTCTTCGAGGTCGACCGGCGATACATCGCGCTGGCCGCTCTGGTCGAGCTCGCGCGCATCGGCCGCATCCAGGACGACATCGTCGAGCGCGCGGTGCAGGAGCTGCAGATCGACCCCGAAAAACGCCATCCGCTCGAGGTTGCCTGA
- a CDS encoding HAD family hydrolase: protein MRFSAIIFDLDGTLLDTLADIGESMNAVLDELGMPVHPLESYRGFVGDGVVMLARRALPPERADEATVAKTAARMREIYASRATVRTAVYEGLPALLDALERRGLPKAVLSNKPHDLTVSLVRSMLGRWSFHPVLGERAGVPRKPDPHAALEIAEALAVSPRSVLFLGDTATDMATARSAGMTAVGALWGFRDAHELVQAGASTLVARPGEVLRLL from the coding sequence GTGAGATTTTCCGCAATCATCTTCGATCTGGACGGAACGCTGCTGGATACGCTTGCCGACATCGGTGAGTCGATGAATGCCGTCCTGGACGAGCTCGGCATGCCCGTGCACCCGCTCGAGAGCTACCGCGGCTTCGTCGGTGACGGTGTCGTCATGCTTGCGCGGCGTGCGCTGCCGCCCGAGCGCGCCGACGAGGCAACGGTGGCGAAAACGGCGGCCCGCATGCGCGAGATCTACGCCAGCCGCGCGACCGTCAGGACCGCCGTCTACGAGGGTCTGCCGGCGCTTCTCGACGCGCTCGAGCGTCGCGGCCTGCCCAAGGCCGTGCTCTCCAACAAGCCGCATGACCTGACGGTCTCGCTCGTGCGCTCGATGCTCGGCCGCTGGTCGTTCCATCCGGTTCTCGGCGAGCGAGCGGGCGTGCCGCGAAAGCCCGATCCGCATGCGGCGCTGGAAATCGCCGAGGCGCTTGCCGTATCCCCCCGCAGCGTCCTCTTTCTCGGCGACACCGCGACCGACATGGCCACCGCCCGCAGCGCCGGGATGACCGCCGTCGGCGCCCTGTGGGGCTTCCGTGACGCCCACGAGCTCGTGCAGGCGGGGGCATCGACGCTCGTCGCGCGCCCCGGCGAGGTTCTTCGGCTGCTTTGA
- a CDS encoding L-dopachrome tautomerase-related protein, translating into MKTFSRIAGVLVAVLLVLALVVRLTLGGGGRLEDRSTAPTMSFDVVEKVVDLDYPPGNIAVSAEGRVFFTLHPDGRPPVKVVELVDRKLAPWPSAELQSEGPLAFQTILSIRIDRQNRLWALDFADFGRGQPRILAFDLADGKLVHRYDFPSDVAGLGSMLNDFQVDAGGRYIFIAETSPVLQTPALIVYDVETQTSRRVLDGHPSVQSEDLIIQAPGRDMTLLGGLATMRIPVDSIALSRDGKWLYYGAVTGSRLYRIAAADLIDASLDDDALAARVQDFAAKTLSDGLTTDDAGGIYLSDMEHSAVHRMDPQGKLTTLLADDRLRWPDGFSFGPDGWLYVTCSALQHVLFLGDDDIRSHAPYQIYRFRPGHTALAGH; encoded by the coding sequence ATGAAGACATTCTCTCGCATCGCCGGCGTGTTGGTGGCCGTGCTCCTCGTTCTGGCGCTCGTCGTGCGTCTGACTCTCGGCGGGGGCGGCCGATTGGAGGACCGCAGCACTGCGCCGACGATGTCGTTCGACGTCGTCGAGAAAGTCGTGGATCTCGACTACCCACCTGGCAACATCGCCGTGTCGGCCGAAGGGCGAGTCTTCTTCACGCTCCATCCCGACGGTCGCCCACCGGTCAAAGTGGTCGAGCTCGTGGACCGAAAGCTCGCGCCCTGGCCGAGCGCGGAGCTTCAATCGGAAGGGCCGCTCGCGTTCCAGACGATCCTGTCGATCCGCATCGACCGGCAGAACCGGCTGTGGGCACTGGACTTCGCCGATTTCGGTCGCGGCCAGCCGCGCATCCTCGCCTTCGATCTGGCCGACGGAAAGCTCGTCCACCGGTACGACTTCCCCTCCGACGTCGCCGGCTTGGGCTCCATGCTCAACGACTTCCAGGTCGACGCCGGCGGGCGCTACATCTTCATCGCCGAAACCAGCCCGGTCCTGCAGACGCCGGCGCTGATCGTCTACGACGTCGAGACACAGACGAGCCGGCGCGTGCTGGACGGACATCCGTCGGTGCAGAGCGAGGATCTGATCATCCAGGCGCCGGGGCGCGACATGACGCTGCTCGGCGGCCTGGCGACGATGCGCATCCCGGTGGACTCGATCGCGCTCTCGCGCGACGGCAAGTGGCTGTACTACGGTGCGGTCACGGGCAGCCGCCTCTACCGCATCGCGGCCGCCGACCTCATCGATGCGTCGCTCGACGACGATGCTCTGGCGGCTCGGGTGCAGGACTTCGCGGCCAAGACACTGAGCGACGGCCTGACCACCGACGATGCCGGCGGCATCTACCTCTCCGACATGGAGCACTCGGCCGTCCACCGCATGGACCCGCAGGGAAAGCTGACGACGCTGCTCGCCGACGACCGCCTCCGATGGCCCGACGGCTTCAGCTTCGGGCCCGACGGCTGGCTCTACGTCACCTGCAGCGCGCTGCAGCACGTGCTGTTTCTCGGCGACGACGACATCCGGTCGCACGCCCCGTATCAGATCTACCGATTCCGTCCCGGCCACACGGCGCTGGCCGGCCACTGA
- a CDS encoding TetR/AcrR family transcriptional regulator, with amino-acid sequence MTELGAERRERARLEKRRIILKAALRTFADIGYERATISDILRRAEMTTSTFYNYFPDKDSVFLALVADAVAPVLAEIDAWVRSAEGLQEMIERVCRVCFRQAVRDQALRKLLARNTHKLRSLVQEPAVREKLGQVEAELRSAMERGAMPAVNARLLAASLIGITIETALRLLEDEAPDADAATRFVSSMIVGGVDRVAEEDEGSSGGGMGGDSTTFSCASF; translated from the coding sequence ATGACCGAGCTTGGAGCAGAACGGCGCGAACGGGCGCGGCTCGAGAAACGCCGCATCATTCTGAAAGCGGCGTTGCGCACGTTCGCCGATATCGGCTACGAGCGCGCCACCATCAGCGACATCCTGCGACGAGCCGAGATGACCACGAGCACCTTCTACAACTACTTCCCCGACAAGGATTCGGTCTTTCTAGCGCTGGTTGCCGATGCCGTCGCACCGGTGCTGGCCGAGATCGACGCCTGGGTGCGCAGCGCCGAGGGCCTGCAGGAGATGATCGAACGCGTCTGTCGAGTCTGCTTTCGGCAGGCGGTGCGCGACCAGGCGCTGCGCAAGCTGCTGGCGCGCAACACGCACAAGCTGCGCTCGCTGGTGCAGGAGCCGGCCGTGCGCGAGAAGCTGGGGCAGGTCGAGGCGGAGCTGCGCTCCGCGATGGAACGCGGGGCGATGCCAGCGGTCAATGCACGTCTTCTGGCCGCCTCGCTCATCGGCATCACGATCGAGACGGCGCTGCGCCTTCTGGAAGATGAGGCGCCCGACGCCGATGCGGCCACGCGGTTCGTGAGCTCGATGATCGTCGGCGGAGTCGACCGCGTCGCCGAAGAGGACGAAGGCTCCTCGGGCGGCGGCATGGGCGGGGATTCGACGACGTTCAGCTGCGCATCGTTCTGA
- a CDS encoding 2-oxo acid dehydrogenase subunit E2 — translation MSRDLVLPKLGENIDTAVVVEVLVKAGDAVSVDQPLLSLETDKAEFELPSTVQGTVAEILVKEGDEVKMGQALLRVDEGGDGAGKAAPAAAAAQPEHAPASAAERPASARTAPVQPSAARARSEDEEETQAEGAAESAEAPPAAPDSQRASGSGAGRSASEPSARPEREQNDLPPPRAAQAARAPAPPPAAAGPVAAAPSVRRLARELGVDITRVPGSGAGGRISERDVQRHARALLRTDQAATPPGAAEDGEAPGERDAFGAVEYEPIDRIRRRIADRMTAGWTTIPHVTHNDGADVTELERLREQYGSRAAHGGGKLTVTAILLKTLGSALRKFPKLNASLDLDGGRIVYHRYVNVAVAVDTDRGLVAPIIRNVDEKNIMQIARALGEIAERARGRALTPELLEGATFTLSNLGGIGGTHFSPIISPPQVAVLGVGRSQVEPRWVVDRFEPRRILPLSLSYDHRLIDGADAARFVRWVCEALEEPFVMDLEGN, via the coding sequence ATGTCGCGTGATCTGGTCCTCCCCAAGCTCGGCGAGAACATCGACACGGCGGTGGTCGTCGAGGTGCTGGTCAAGGCAGGCGATGCCGTCAGCGTCGATCAGCCGCTGCTGTCGCTCGAGACCGACAAGGCCGAGTTCGAGCTGCCATCGACAGTGCAGGGGACCGTCGCCGAAATTCTCGTCAAGGAAGGCGACGAAGTGAAGATGGGGCAGGCGTTGCTGCGCGTGGACGAAGGCGGCGACGGTGCCGGAAAGGCCGCGCCGGCGGCGGCCGCGGCGCAGCCGGAGCACGCTCCTGCCAGCGCAGCCGAGCGGCCCGCGTCAGCCAGGACGGCGCCCGTTCAACCCTCGGCGGCGCGTGCGCGCAGCGAGGATGAAGAGGAAACGCAGGCCGAGGGAGCGGCCGAGAGCGCAGAGGCGCCGCCTGCCGCGCCCGACTCGCAACGCGCGAGCGGCAGCGGCGCCGGCCGCTCGGCAAGCGAACCTTCGGCGCGCCCCGAACGCGAGCAGAACGACCTGCCGCCGCCGCGCGCGGCCCAGGCCGCGCGTGCGCCGGCGCCGCCGCCCGCAGCGGCCGGGCCGGTGGCCGCCGCGCCATCGGTGCGCCGCCTGGCGCGCGAGCTCGGAGTGGACATCACTCGTGTTCCCGGATCGGGAGCGGGCGGCCGCATCAGCGAGCGCGACGTGCAACGGCATGCACGGGCGCTGCTGCGCACCGATCAGGCCGCAACGCCGCCGGGCGCCGCCGAAGACGGCGAAGCGCCCGGGGAGCGCGACGCTTTCGGTGCCGTCGAGTACGAACCGATCGATCGCATCCGCCGCCGCATCGCCGACCGCATGACGGCCGGATGGACGACGATCCCGCACGTCACGCACAACGACGGCGCCGATGTCACCGAGCTCGAGCGCCTGCGCGAGCAGTATGGCTCCCGCGCTGCGCACGGCGGTGGAAAGCTCACCGTCACCGCGATCCTGTTGAAGACGCTCGGATCGGCGCTGCGCAAGTTCCCCAAGCTCAATGCGAGCCTGGACCTGGACGGAGGCCGCATCGTCTATCACCGCTACGTCAACGTGGCCGTCGCCGTCGACACCGACCGCGGCCTCGTGGCACCGATCATCCGCAACGTCGACGAGAAGAACATCATGCAGATCGCGCGCGCGCTCGGCGAGATCGCCGAGCGCGCGCGCGGCCGCGCCCTGACTCCGGAGCTGCTCGAGGGCGCCACGTTCACGCTGAGCAATCTCGGGGGCATCGGCGGCACGCATTTCAGCCCCATCATCTCGCCGCCGCAGGTGGCCGTGCTCGGCGTGGGACGCTCGCAGGTGGAGCCGCGCTGGGTCGTCGACCGCTTCGAGCCGCGCCGCATCCTGCCGCTGTCGCTGTCGTACGATCATCGTCTCATCGACGGCGCCGACGCCGCACGTTTCGTACGGTGGGTGTGCGAGGCTCTGGAAGAGCCGTTCGTCATGGACCTCGAAGGCAACTGA
- a CDS encoding carbamoyltransferase, giving the protein MTAILGISAYYHDSAAALLVDGRIVAAAQEERFTRKKHDANFPANAVQYCLREAGISIADLDHVAFYDKPLLKFERLLETYLAYAPQGFPSFVKAMPIWLRQKLYIPRELKRGLGGEYQKRYIFTEHHESHAASAFFPSPFEEAAVMTLDGVGEWATASWGIGRGNKLELLGELRFPHSLGLLYSAFTYYCGFKVNSGEYKLMGLAPYGQPKYVDLIMDNLLDLKEDGSFRMDMSYFNYCQGLTMTSSKFDELFGGPARKPETPLDERHMDIAASIQKVTEEVMLRMSRHVAKVTGARNLCLAGGVALNCVGNGRVLREGPFENIWIQPAAGDAGGALGAAMFVWHQLLDKPRAVGASDSQYGSLLGPRYGREEIRSFLDGAGATYHEYRGDEDLCEAVAELLAGENVVGWFQGRMEFGPRALGSRSILGDARSRQMQSTMNLKIKFRESFRPFAPSVLAEKAHAFFSLREVDESPYMLLVAPVRDEHRLAVNGAEAGLTGIEKLKVPRSSIPAITHVDYSARVQTVHAERHGRYRKLLEKFEQKTGCPVVINTSFNVRGEPIVCTPEDAYRCFLATNMDVLVLEDFVLLKKEQTNAPEIDVEAYLSQFQLD; this is encoded by the coding sequence ATGACGGCAATTCTCGGCATTTCGGCGTACTATCACGACTCGGCAGCAGCGCTTCTCGTAGACGGGCGCATCGTCGCGGCGGCCCAGGAGGAGCGCTTCACCCGCAAGAAGCACGACGCGAACTTCCCGGCCAATGCCGTCCAGTACTGCCTCAGGGAGGCGGGCATCTCGATCGCGGATCTCGACCACGTGGCTTTCTACGACAAGCCACTGCTGAAGTTCGAGCGCCTGCTGGAGACGTATCTGGCGTACGCGCCGCAGGGTTTCCCGTCCTTCGTCAAGGCGATGCCGATCTGGCTGCGCCAGAAGCTCTACATCCCGCGCGAGCTCAAGCGCGGGCTCGGCGGCGAATACCAAAAGCGTTACATCTTCACCGAGCATCACGAGTCGCACGCGGCCAGCGCGTTCTTCCCATCGCCGTTCGAAGAGGCCGCGGTGATGACGCTGGACGGCGTCGGCGAGTGGGCGACCGCCAGCTGGGGCATCGGCCGCGGCAACAAGCTCGAGCTTCTCGGCGAGCTGCGCTTTCCGCACTCGCTCGGCCTGCTCTACTCGGCGTTCACCTACTACTGCGGCTTCAAGGTCAATTCGGGCGAGTACAAGCTGATGGGCCTGGCTCCCTACGGCCAGCCCAAGTACGTCGACCTCATCATGGACAACCTGCTGGATCTGAAGGAGGACGGCTCCTTCCGCATGGACATGTCCTACTTCAACTACTGCCAGGGCCTGACCATGACCTCGTCGAAGTTCGACGAGCTGTTCGGCGGGCCGGCGCGCAAGCCCGAGACGCCGCTCGACGAGCGGCACATGGACATCGCGGCCTCGATCCAGAAGGTGACCGAAGAGGTGATGCTGCGCATGTCGCGGCACGTGGCCAAGGTCACCGGCGCCAGGAACCTGTGCCTGGCCGGCGGCGTCGCGCTCAACTGCGTCGGCAACGGGCGGGTGCTGCGCGAAGGGCCGTTCGAGAACATCTGGATCCAGCCGGCGGCGGGCGACGCAGGCGGCGCCCTCGGCGCGGCGATGTTCGTCTGGCACCAGCTGCTGGACAAGCCGCGCGCGGTCGGCGCCAGCGACAGCCAGTACGGCAGCCTGCTCGGGCCCCGCTACGGCCGCGAGGAGATCCGCAGCTTCCTCGACGGTGCCGGTGCGACCTACCACGAGTACCGTGGCGACGAGGACCTCTGCGAAGCAGTGGCCGAGCTGCTGGCCGGCGAAAACGTCGTGGGCTGGTTTCAGGGGCGCATGGAGTTCGGACCGCGCGCGCTCGGCTCGCGCAGCATTCTCGGTGACGCGCGCAGCCGCCAGATGCAGTCCACGATGAACCTCAAGATCAAGTTCCGCGAGTCGTTCCGGCCCTTCGCGCCGTCGGTGCTGGCCGAGAAGGCGCACGCCTTCTTCTCGCTGCGCGAGGTCGACGAGAGCCCGTACATGCTGCTGGTGGCGCCGGTCCGCGACGAGCACCGGCTGGCCGTCAACGGCGCCGAGGCGGGGCTGACCGGCATCGAGAAGCTCAAAGTCCCTCGCTCGAGCATTCCGGCCATCACGCACGTGGACTACTCGGCTCGCGTGCAGACCGTGCACGCCGAGCGCCACGGGCGCTACCGCAAGCTGCTCGAGAAGTTCGAGCAGAAGACCGGCTGCCCCGTCGTCATCAACACGAGCTTCAACGTGCGCGGCGAGCCCATCGTGTGCACGCCCGAAGATGCCTATCGCTGCTTCCTGGCCACGAACATGGACGTGCTCGTTCTCGAAGACTTCGTCCTGCTCAAGAAAGAGCAGACGAACGCACCCGAGATCGACGTCGAAGCCTACCTGTCGCAGTTTCAGCTGGACTGA
- a CDS encoding fibronectin type III domain-containing protein: MKRPFTSVLSVLLCLAAASVARAAEPENPTNLRSDKITDSQVRLTWRDRSNNEDGFEIFRLRQGSDDFQSRGTVGPDVEEFFDTFDSDHVYIYQVVAFNDDGESDESNECFVNRNPPLRPTDVEARLIALYVVRVSWFDRSTGEGGFAIQRAAEGESFKTIAIVDENTEVYDDDTLSPAQTYTYRVRALGRPNRCIGHSRPSEERTVTTKGGVRILTVELSGVGRGTVRSEPEGMHCGPKERVCFAEFPLDKEVTLFADSTENSDFRTWIGPQHCEESDRRRCTIHMTADKTVGAVFRRDRD, encoded by the coding sequence ATGAAACGTCCATTCACTTCGGTTTTGAGTGTATTGCTTTGCCTTGCCGCCGCGTCCGTCGCTCGGGCCGCGGAGCCCGAGAACCCGACGAATCTGCGCTCGGACAAGATCACGGACTCGCAGGTGCGCCTGACCTGGCGCGATCGCAGCAACAACGAGGACGGCTTCGAGATCTTCCGCCTTCGGCAGGGCTCGGACGACTTTCAGTCGCGCGGGACGGTCGGGCCCGATGTCGAAGAGTTCTTCGACACGTTTGATTCCGACCACGTCTACATCTATCAGGTCGTCGCCTTCAACGACGACGGCGAGTCCGACGAGAGCAACGAGTGCTTCGTCAACCGCAATCCGCCGCTGCGTCCGACCGACGTGGAGGCGCGGCTGATCGCGCTGTACGTCGTCCGCGTCTCCTGGTTCGACCGATCGACGGGCGAGGGGGGCTTCGCGATCCAGCGCGCCGCCGAGGGCGAGAGCTTCAAGACCATCGCGATCGTCGATGAAAACACGGAGGTGTATGACGACGATACCCTCAGCCCTGCGCAGACCTACACCTACCGCGTCCGGGCGCTCGGACGTCCCAACCGCTGCATCGGCCACTCGCGACCGTCCGAGGAGCGGACGGTCACGACCAAGGGCGGCGTCCGCATCCTGACGGTCGAGCTCAGCGGCGTCGGCCGCGGCACCGTGCGCTCGGAGCCCGAGGGCATGCATTGCGGCCCCAAGGAGCGTGTCTGCTTCGCCGAGTTCCCGCTCGACAAAGAGGTGACGCTGTTCGCCGATTCGACGGAGAACTCGGACTTCCGCACCTGGATCGGCCCCCAGCACTGCGAGGAGAGCGACCGTCGGCGTTGCACCATTCACATGACGGCGGACAAGACCGTGGGAGCCGTGTTCAGGCGCGATCGCGACTGA